ATTGAACGGCGGCCAGAATATTACGAGCCATTCGACAAATTTGCCGCTGAGGCCATGCGAAAAGGGCTGACGCAACAGCAATTGGGCAGCACCCCCGAAAACCGGCAAAAGCTGGAGGCATTTTTGGAGAAACACGGCAAAACAGCCGCCGATTACGCTTTCCTGCCGCTGGTGGGCAAGGAAAAGGATGTGCTGTGGGTGTGGGATAAAGCCAGTACGCAGCCTGTCGGGACTCTCGATATTGACCCGTGGCATTTACCCAAAATCGCCACCAACGGTTAAAGGCATCCGTTCAGCAGGGCAAGGCTGGAATGCCCCTGCCCTGCTTGCCACACCCAGCCTATGTAAGCCAACGACAACTCATTGTCGCTACTTGACAGTTTTGCATCAAGATGCGGATACTGGACATATTGATGCTTAATAAGGGCATGGATATGCGAACCACTATCCAACTCGACAATCACCTTCATGAGATGGCTCGCCAATATGCGTTGGCGACGGGCAAGACTTTTGCTGCGCTGGTGGAAGAGGCACTGCGTGAGAAACTGATGTCACAGGCAGCCCCGAAACCCCGGATGCGGGTAAAGCTGACAACTGTGAAGGGCAAGGGTATCCGTCATGGTGTCGACCTAGACAGCAATGCGGCTTTGCTGGATCTGATGGAGGCGGATTGATGTTGCTGTGCGACGTGAATGTGCTGGTTTATGCCCATCGTGAAGATGCCCCCAATCACCCGGCTTACCTGCAATGGCTGGAGGATTTGATTAATTCAGACGAATCATTCGCCGTATCCGAACTGGTCTTGAGTGTTTTTTTACGCATCGTGACCCACCCCAAGGTTTTTAACCCGCCCAGCCCCCTTGCCGATGCACTAGCATTCATCAGTAGCATTCGCCAGCAGCCCAATTGCAGGCTTGTTGCTCCAGGTCAGCGGCACTGGGATATTTTTCAGTCTCTATGCGAAACTACCAATGCCAAAGGCAATCTGGTTCCTGATGCTTACCATGCGGCGCTTGCGATTGAATCAGGTTGTGAGTGGATAACAACCGACCGGGGTTTTAGCCGCTATCCGGGGTTACGCTGGCGCACACCGTTTTAGCACTCACGAGCGGATTGAAAGGTGGCAGCCGCCCAGTACAAGACGTGGTAAACTACATTGCCGGTCGGCTAAAATTCCTGTTAAATGAAGACGAACGCGGTTTCGGTGAATACTTCGCCATGCTCGAACGGCTTGCTGAAAACCGCAACCTCCTGCCCAATATCAAAGAGGCCAAAGACATGCTGACACAAGTGGACGTTACCAAGTTTGCCTCCTACCAATGGGGGCGCGAAGACGGCCTGAAAGAAGGGCTTGAAAAAGGTATCGAGAAGGGTATAGAAAAAGGCAGGGAACAAGGCATCCTCATGGAACGTGTGCGCCTCGCCCGCCAACTCATTGGCCTGCTGGATGACAAAACCATCGCCGAAAAGACCGGCCTGCCCGAGGAAGAAGTCAGCAAACTCAAGCTGCACTGACAGCAAACTGACGCAGCGTCGTCTTCAAATAATCCTCCGTTGCCTCAAACTCCGGTTCCGTGCCATTGAATGCCCGCATCTGCGGTATCACCTTGGTGCGGATGCCCATCCCCCGCGCATCCACATACCCATAATCCCGCAACACCTCCACAATGATCGGGTTACGCGGCGAACGCTGCCCCGCCTTCATCTTTTCGATAGTCATGGAATTTTGCAATGCCCCGGGGCTGACCACTTCCAACCGATCCGCATAAACGCCAACCTCAATATCCACAAAGCGCGTCCAGTCACGGTGGGCGCAAGCATTGATCACCACTTCCCGCAGCGCATTCAGTGGATACATCCACCCACGGTCGCGCCGCAGGCTGTTTTCATCAATAACGCCACTTTCATAAAAAATGAATGGGCGTAACACGGATACCAGCTTTTCAACCAAACCATCCTCAATAACCAGGCGGTTTCCTGCCCTGTCCCGCTCAATGCGCCCAACCAGCGGCATGTCCAGCACCTCATCCAGCCGTGCCTGATAAGCCTTGTCTGACCCTTCAAACACCATTGCCCGGATACCGGCCTGCCGCAGGTAACGGCGGGGTCTGACCCCAAACAAAACCAGCCCGGCAATGGTGCATAGCACCTCCCCCAGCAGGGATTTGACCAGAAACCCCAAGCCCAGCAGGCGTTCTTCCCAATCCTGTGCAGTTTGCGGAACCTCAGGGTCGGCAATCACCACTTCCAGATAGTTTTGCAGCCTTGCCTTGTCGAGCGCTGCCATGGATGTACCCGGCACCGGCATCACTTCCGTATGTAACATGCCGCCGAGTGCATACAAACGCGCCTGCTGCTCCCGCGTCGCCAGTTGTGACGTGCTGCCAACCCTGAGATAAATGTCCTCACGCCCTGCATGGCGCACTACATACGGTTTGGAAATGCCCTGGGTAAAACTGACCACTGCTACCCGTTTGCCATCGGACAAGCCAATTTCCTCATAAAACGGCAACATCATCGGGTGAACCTTGTCCCTGAATACGTTCATTACCCATTCTTCCATATCCCCGCGGCGGATACCGGAAACAGAGCCATCATCTTCAACCCCCAGCAGGATACGTCCACCCTGAAAATTCGCCAGCGCCACAATTTCCCGCGCCAGTTGTTCCGGGCGGATGTCGTCACGTTTGAATTCCACCCCGGAATTTTCACCATTTGCCAAGATTTCCTGCAATTCATCCCGCCTCATTGCCAAACCCATTCCTTCAAGACCGATACCGGAAGTCTATCTCAAAAAGCGCTGCGAAACCGACATGTGAATAATTAGTGTAAATCGGGGACGTACCCCGATTAGATCATATGGGAAGACTGCACATCTGGTTTTGTTGCTTGTTCACACTCTGTTGGTACTTGCAGTATCCTTAAGTTTTCCAACCTGTCCAGGAGCATGATGTGGGTAATGCAGCGCGTGTAAAAGCAGAAGCTACTTACGCAGACCTGCTGAATCTGCCGGAACATCTGATCGGCGAGATCATTGATGGCGAGTTGTACACCCAGCCACGCCCTTCGCCGCGCCATGCCTGGGCGGCTTCCCGCATCGACCGCAAGGTAGGCGGCTCTTTCGATACCGACAGTAACGAACCCGGCGGTTGGGTGATCCTGTTCGAGCCGGAACTCCATCTGGGCGACAGGCCGCATACGCTGGTTCCCGACCTTGCCGGATGGCGCAAGGAAAACCTGCCGCAATTGCCGGAAACCGCCTGGATCGAAGTTGTGCCCGACTGGATATGCGAAATCATTTCCCCCTCGACAGCCGCCAAGGATCGGGTAAAGAAAATGCCGCTCTACGCCAGTTTGGGCGTGCAGTATTTGTGGCTGGTTGATCCGGATAGCAGGACGCTGGAGGCATACCGGCAGCATGAAGGGCGATGGCTTCATATTGGTTCGTGGGCAGATAATGATGTTGCCAGAGTTGAGCCGTTTGAGGCGGTTGAGTTGAATGTTGGCGGGTTGTGGTCAGTTTAATGGTTTCAAGGTTCTCTCATAAACTTCCCCCCTCCTACCGATAAACGGTATGATTGCCGTCATTCCGAAATCACACGCCGCCAACCGAATGACCGACATTTTCATCAGCTACAGCCGCAACGACCAACAGTGGGTCGCCAAACTCGCCAAGGCTTTGGAGGATGTCGGCTATTCCGTGTGGTGGGACACGCAACTGCTGGCGGGAGATGATTTCCATCGTACCATTCCGGCGGTGCTGGAAGAGGCGCGTTGCGCGATCGTGGTCTGGTCGAAAGTGTCGATTGATCGGCAATGGGTGCGGGCTGAGGCTTATCGCGCTAACGAGCGTGAAGTGCTGGTTCCTGTCAGGATTGAAGAGGTACAGATTCCTTTGCCCTTCAACCTGTTGCATGCTGAAGACATGAAACGCTGGAATGGTAAAGCTGACGATCCAGCTTTCCGGCGTTTGTTGGGAGCAATAGCGCGTCATTGTCCTTTAACTCAATCTATTGTTGCTGATGAACCTCTGCCGAAACCAGAATCCAAACCTGATTCACACCCACCAAAACGGTCAATGACAGGTTGGCTGGCGATGGCGGGTATTGCCACAGTAGTCGCGATCGCCATTTTCCTGTTTCTGGACAGGATTTCTGGCAAACAAACTGTTACCCCACCAGCAGTTGTGGAAGAGGCAGCAAAACCTGCGCCACCTCCCGAGCCAACCACCGAAGAAAAGCTCAAACAGGCCCGCGAATGGCTGGAAAGCGAAGATGCCACCAAGGAAAAGCAGGCAGTGGAGCAATTACAACCCCTGGCGGATGCAGGTAATGCCGAAGCCAAACGCCTACTGGGTATCAGTCACTTTAGGGGCTTGGCTGGCATGAAAGCAGATACGGCTAACGGCTGCACTTTGTACAAAGAGGCTGCGGATGCAGGCAATGAAAAGGCGAAAGATATTCATGCAAAACTTTGTTCCAAATAGCCATCGCGTTTTATCGTTGTTTTTGCTTGGTTTGCTGGTCTGTAGCGCCAGTGTAAACGCCAAAACCATCGAAGAAATGGAAGCCGACGCGATCAAGCAAAAACAGGAGCAAGATGCCCTGACTAAACCCAAAAAAACAGCACCTGAACCACCAAAGCCCAAACCCATCCAGACCTACGCGCTGACCGTCAAAACAGAACCCACCAACGCCACGGTCAGCATCCGCAACATCCAGCCCAAATACCGTGACGGTATCCAGCTTGAACCGGGTAAGTATCATATCCGCGTATCAGCCAGCGGCTATCAGACGCAGGACAAATGGATTGAGCTGGGCAAGGCCAACAGGACAATGACCGTTGCTCTCAATAAATTGCCACCGCCACCCGAACCGGTTGTTGCCGCACCGGTAACGCCCGCACCTGCACCAGTTGCCCAGCCGCAACCAGCCTATCCATCAGTGACTACCGCACAAAACCGTATTGCAGGCCGCTATATCGACCACGGCAACGGCACGATTACTGATAGCCAAACCCGCTTGATGTGGAAAAAGTGCAGCGAAGGCCAAAGCGGTAATGCATGTAGCAGCGAGGCTGCCACGTACAAATGAGATGACGCCATGTCACGTTTCGGTCGGGGTGTCAGCTTTGCCGGTTATAACGACTGGCGGATGCCGACCAAAGAAGAACTGCGCTCATTGGTGTATTGCAGCAATGGCACGCCAGCTTCCGTTGCTTGGGATAATAGTTGCAGTAATGGAGGGAAAGCGGGGGATTACCAACGTCCAACGATTAATTTACAGGCTTTCCCGAATACACCCTCTGCGTGGTTTTGGTCGGCGTCTCCTCATGCCTACGGCGGCGGCAACGCATGGAGCGTCAACTTCGGCTATGGCTACGACGGCAGCAACTTTGAGTACGGCGGTGGTTCTGTTCGTTTAGTTCGTAGCGGACAGTGACTTTGCTTTTTGCATCGGCCTTTCGGTTGGTGGGGTGGTTGGTGTAGGGCAGGGCGGTTGGGTGCGGTCTTTGGGGTGCAGGGGCGAAGCCCCTGCCGGGTCAGGTGGTTGCTTGGCGTAGCCATTCAGCTAAGGGGATTTCCCTGAAAGATTCCCCCGCAATGGCTACACTTGTCTTATCGACAAGCGGAGTCCCTATCCCCATGCCCCCCGAACCCCAAACAGCTAACCCGATCCTGAGTGAATCCCAGATAGCCGACCTGAAACTGGCGGCCTCGAAAATGTCTGGCAGCACCCGCCGTGCGTTCCAGGCGGACATGAGCCGGAAATATTGTGCAGGCAACGCCCGCCAGACTGAAAGGTGTTTTGGCTGGGGTCGGGAGGGGGTGCAGTTGGGTTTGGAGGAACAGCGCAGCGGCATGGTTTGCGTGGGTGCGCAGGCGGCGTATTGTGGCCAGAAGCGCTGGGAGGAAACCCAGCCGGAAGCGGCAGCCGCCTTGCTGGCGCTGGCGGAAGCACATAGCCAGCAAGACCCGACATTCCGCAGCAGCATCGCCTACACCCGCCTGACGGCGGCGGAAGCCATCCGGCAGTTACAGGCCATGGGTTTCAGCGGTGGACAAGTGCCCGCCCCCAGCACCATGGCGCGGATACTCAACCGGAATGGCTACCGCCTGCGCAAGGTGGAGAAAGCCAAGCCGCAAAAAAAATTCCAGAAACCGACGCCATCTTCGCCAATATCCAGGCCAACGATGGGCAGTTTGCCGATGGGGCGGTCAAACGCCTGAGCATGGACTGCAAGGCGACCGTCAACATCGGTGACTACTCACGGGGCGGGAAAACACGGGGTGACAATAAAGCCGCTGACCATGAGATGGGCTGCAAAGAGAAATACATCCCTTTTGGCGTACTGGATGAGGACAGTGGGCAGGTTTACCTGACCTTCGGCAGTTCCAGCAAAACCAGTGACTTCATCGTGGATTCCCTGTGCCGGGTATGGGAACAGATGCCTTCTGCTGACAAGGACGCCTGCCAGTGCATCCAGATCAAAGCGGACAATGGCCCGGAAAGCAGCGGGATCAGGACGCAATTCCTCAAGCGCATGGTGGAATTCGCCAACCATACCGGTAAGACAGTCCACCTGCTGTACTACCCGCCTTACCACAGCAAGTACAACCCGATTGAACGCTGCTGGGGGATTCTGGAACAACACTGGAACGGCACCCAGCTCAAGGATGCCGAAACCCTGCTGGAATGGGCAAAAACCATGACCTGGAAAGGCATCAACCCCATGGTCGAATTCAGTCGCAAGGTTTATGAGAAGGGTGTGACCCTCAGCAAAAAAGCTATGGAGGCTGTTGAGGCGAGGCTGGAAAGAAATGCTGCTTTACCAAAATGGGACATTCTGATTCGCCCTGTTTTTGGGTAATGTCTTTGAGGTAAATCACCTAAAGTGGTTTCATCCATGCGGCCTTGGGCGGCTTCAATGATCAGGTCAGCAGCTTCCATCACGTCAAAGTTGGGTTCAATGCCGTTCAGCACCAGACTGATATTCATGCAGGTAAAGGCCGTCCGTTTGTTGCCGTCGTTGAAGACATGGCCGACTGCCAATACCACAGCATAGGTTGCCGCCAGTTCATAGGCATCGCTGATCATTCCGTAAGCCAGACGGTTTTCCACCCGCGCCAAGACGCCTGCCAGGGATTTATCACCAGCCAAGCCTGCCAATTCACCCGGATACAGCACTTGCTCATGGAGGTATTCGACATCCTCCACGCTCAGCAGCACAAACTCCATCATTTATCCCGCAGATAGGCCAAAGCAGGGGCAAGCCGTTCCTTTTGTTGGGCAAAAGCCTGTTTGGCGGCATCCAGCCCAGCGGGGCGGGTCTGGATATTTTCAACCGCAGCTACAGGGACAAAGTAACCAATGACCTGATTGCGGTTCAAAATGGCGA
The sequence above is drawn from the Thiothrix nivea DSM 5205 genome and encodes:
- a CDS encoding CopG family transcriptional regulator, with amino-acid sequence MRTTIQLDNHLHEMARQYALATGKTFAALVEEALREKLMSQAAPKPRMRVKLTTVKGKGIRHGVDLDSNAALLDLMEAD
- a CDS encoding type II toxin-antitoxin system VapC family toxin, with translation MLLCDVNVLVYAHREDAPNHPAYLQWLEDLINSDESFAVSELVLSVFLRIVTHPKVFNPPSPLADALAFISSIRQQPNCRLVAPGQRHWDIFQSLCETTNAKGNLVPDAYHAALAIESGCEWITTDRGFSRYPGLRWRTPF
- a CDS encoding ATP-binding protein, which encodes MRRDELQEILANGENSGVEFKRDDIRPEQLAREIVALANFQGGRILLGVEDDGSVSGIRRGDMEEWVMNVFRDKVHPMMLPFYEEIGLSDGKRVAVVSFTQGISKPYVVRHAGREDIYLRVGSTSQLATREQQARLYALGGMLHTEVMPVPGTSMAALDKARLQNYLEVVIADPEVPQTAQDWEERLLGLGFLVKSLLGEVLCTIAGLVLFGVRPRRYLRQAGIRAMVFEGSDKAYQARLDEVLDMPLVGRIERDRAGNRLVIEDGLVEKLVSVLRPFIFYESGVIDENSLRRDRGWMYPLNALREVVINACAHRDWTRFVDIEVGVYADRLEVVSPGALQNSMTIEKMKAGQRSPRNPIIVEVLRDYGYVDARGMGIRTKVIPQMRAFNGTEPEFEATEDYLKTTLRQFAVSAA
- a CDS encoding Uma2 family endonuclease yields the protein MGNAARVKAEATYADLLNLPEHLIGEIIDGELYTQPRPSPRHAWAASRIDRKVGGSFDTDSNEPGGWVILFEPELHLGDRPHTLVPDLAGWRKENLPQLPETAWIEVVPDWICEIISPSTAAKDRVKKMPLYASLGVQYLWLVDPDSRTLEAYRQHEGRWLHIGSWADNDVARVEPFEAVELNVGGLWSV
- a CDS encoding toll/interleukin-1 receptor domain-containing protein; the protein is MIAVIPKSHAANRMTDIFISYSRNDQQWVAKLAKALEDVGYSVWWDTQLLAGDDFHRTIPAVLEEARCAIVVWSKVSIDRQWVRAEAYRANEREVLVPVRIEEVQIPLPFNLLHAEDMKRWNGKADDPAFRRLLGAIARHCPLTQSIVADEPLPKPESKPDSHPPKRSMTGWLAMAGIATVVAIAIFLFLDRISGKQTVTPPAVVEEAAKPAPPPEPTTEEKLKQAREWLESEDATKEKQAVEQLQPLADAGNAEAKRLLGISHFRGLAGMKADTANGCTLYKEAADAGNEKAKDIHAKLCSK
- a CDS encoding PEGA domain-containing protein, which codes for MQNFVPNSHRVLSLFLLGLLVCSASVNAKTIEEMEADAIKQKQEQDALTKPKKTAPEPPKPKPIQTYALTVKTEPTNATVSIRNIQPKYRDGIQLEPGKYHIRVSASGYQTQDKWIELGKANRTMTVALNKLPPPPEPVVAAPVTPAPAPVAQPQPAYPSVTTAQNRIAGRYIDHGNGTITDSQTRLMWKKCSEGQSGNACSSEAATYK
- a CDS encoding DUF1566 domain-containing protein, yielding MSRFGRGVSFAGYNDWRMPTKEELRSLVYCSNGTPASVAWDNSCSNGGKAGDYQRPTINLQAFPNTPSAWFWSASPHAYGGGNAWSVNFGYGYDGSNFEYGGGSVRLVRSGQ
- a CDS encoding type II toxin-antitoxin system death-on-curing family toxin; its protein translation is MMEFVLLSVEDVEYLHEQVLYPGELAGLAGDKSLAGVLARVENRLAYGMISDAYELAATYAVVLAVGHVFNDGNKRTAFTCMNISLVLNGIEPNFDVMEAADLIIEAAQGRMDETTLGDLPQRHYPKTGRIRMSHFGKAAFLSSLASTASIAFLLRVTPFS